A stretch of the Nitrospirota bacterium genome encodes the following:
- a CDS encoding SDR family NAD(P)-dependent oxidoreductase — protein sequence MNWSGKKVLVTGAGGFIGSHLAEGLVERGAQCRAFVRYNSAGSHGWLDGSPIKSEIKVFAGDIGDRDGVVQAMRGVDIVFHLAALIGIPYSYAAPAAYVRTNIEGTLNVLQAARELGLERVIHTSTSEVYGTARYVPIDEEHPLQGQSPYSASKIGADQLALSFARSFDLPVVVVRPFNTYGPRQSARAVIPTIIAQCLAGGAVKLGSLTPTRDLNFVVDTVEGFCLAAGPSAAIGRVINLGSGKEISIGDLARKIADLMQVGLDVEFETERARPRNSEVERLCAANQRARELLGWAPRHTLEVGLTRTIEWMQVHRDCYRPNVYAV from the coding sequence GTGAACTGGTCGGGCAAGAAAGTGCTCGTCACGGGAGCCGGCGGGTTCATCGGCAGCCATTTGGCGGAAGGGCTCGTCGAACGGGGAGCGCAGTGCCGCGCGTTTGTCCGCTACAATTCTGCGGGGAGCCACGGATGGCTGGACGGTTCCCCCATCAAGAGCGAGATCAAGGTGTTCGCGGGGGACATCGGCGACCGGGATGGCGTCGTCCAGGCGATGCGCGGGGTGGACATCGTGTTTCACCTGGCGGCTTTGATCGGGATTCCCTATTCCTATGCGGCGCCGGCCGCCTACGTCCGCACCAACATTGAAGGCACCCTCAATGTCCTGCAGGCGGCCCGCGAGCTGGGCCTGGAGCGGGTCATCCACACGTCCACAAGCGAAGTCTACGGAACCGCCCGCTATGTGCCGATCGACGAAGAGCATCCGCTGCAAGGGCAATCGCCGTATTCGGCCTCCAAGATCGGCGCGGATCAATTGGCGCTGTCTTTCGCGCGCTCGTTCGACCTGCCCGTCGTGGTCGTGCGGCCGTTCAACACTTACGGGCCCCGCCAATCGGCCCGCGCGGTGATCCCGACGATCATCGCCCAGTGCCTGGCCGGCGGTGCGGTCAAACTGGGCAGCCTGACCCCCACGCGCGACCTGAACTTCGTGGTGGACACCGTGGAGGGGTTCTGCCTGGCGGCCGGGCCGTCCGCGGCGATCGGCCGGGTGATCAATCTCGGCAGCGGCAAGGAGATATCGATCGGAGACTTGGCTCGCAAAATAGCCGATCTCATGCAGGTGGGGCTCGACGTTGAATTTGAAACGGAGCGCGCCCGCCCGCGCAACAGCGAGGTTGAGCGGCTCTGCGCCGCCAATCAGCGCGCGCGCGAGCTGTTAGGCTGGGCTCCCCGGCACACGCTCGAAGTCGGTCTGACACGGACGATCGAATGGATGCAGGTACACCGTGACTGCTACCGTCCCAATGTCTATGCAGTGTGA
- a CDS encoding CBS domain-containing protein, which yields MTEAHHQGAVTMVSDITEYCVSPASTIRQVIACIERNSGGTALVVGPEGRLLDVITDGDVRRAILAGLSLDESISVLRSRRAHSAYPEPVTALIGTEPEELLRLMQERAVRQIPLVDESRRVTKLVFLRDLLPDETWPLQAVVMAGGFGNRMRPLTEKMPKPMLPVSDKPLLELILQQLREAGVRRVNVTTHYKSEVIANHFGDGRNFGVEINYIQEDQPLGTAGALNFVDKSEGPLLIMNGDIITQVDFRAMVDFHRDNRADMTVGVRLYELSVPYGVMETEGIDITGISEKPVLKHFINAGIYLLDQSMRRYIPTGQPFDMPDLIKGLIAEGHRVVSFPIHEYWLDIGHHADYEKALADAKEGKIAS from the coding sequence ATGACCGAGGCTCATCACCAAGGAGCTGTGACCATGGTCTCCGACATCACCGAGTACTGCGTTTCACCGGCCAGCACCATCCGGCAAGTTATTGCCTGCATCGAACGAAACAGCGGCGGCACCGCGCTGGTCGTGGGTCCGGAGGGGAGGCTCCTGGACGTCATCACGGACGGCGACGTGCGCCGGGCCATTCTTGCGGGGTTGTCGCTGGACGAATCCATCAGCGTCTTGCGAAGCCGACGGGCGCATTCCGCCTATCCCGAACCCGTGACCGCCTTGATCGGCACGGAGCCCGAGGAGTTGCTGCGTCTGATGCAGGAGCGGGCTGTGCGGCAGATCCCCCTCGTGGATGAAAGCCGCCGGGTCACGAAACTGGTCTTCCTGCGGGACCTGCTCCCCGATGAGACCTGGCCGCTTCAGGCCGTGGTGATGGCGGGGGGGTTCGGCAACCGCATGCGTCCGCTCACCGAGAAGATGCCCAAGCCCATGCTGCCGGTCAGCGACAAGCCGCTGCTGGAGCTGATCCTGCAGCAGCTCCGCGAGGCCGGGGTCCGGCGCGTGAACGTCACGACGCATTACAAGAGCGAGGTGATTGCCAATCACTTCGGCGATGGACGCAACTTCGGCGTGGAAATCAATTACATCCAGGAGGATCAGCCGCTGGGCACGGCCGGGGCGTTGAACTTCGTGGACAAGTCCGAAGGACCGCTGTTGATCATGAACGGCGATATCATCACCCAGGTGGATTTTCGGGCCATGGTGGACTTCCACAGGGACAACCGGGCGGATATGACGGTCGGAGTCCGGCTGTATGAGCTCAGCGTGCCCTACGGAGTCATGGAAACGGAGGGCATCGACATCACGGGAATTTCAGAAAAGCCGGTGTTGAAGCATTTCATCAACGCCGGAATCTACCTGCTCGATCAATCCATGCGTCGGTACATTCCGACGGGGCAGCCGTTTGACATGCCCGATCTGATCAAGGGGCTCATCGCGGAAGGGCACCGGGTGGTGAGTTTTCCGATCCATGAATATTGGCTCGATATCGGCCATCACGCGGATTACGAGAAGGCGCTGGCCGATGCCAAGGAAGGCAAGATCGCGTCGTGA
- the hisH gene encoding imidazole glycerol phosphate synthase subunit HisH has product MGFHAVRPPMPSSMSEPRPNTVAIVDYGRGNLFSVKHACERAGLVADITSRPAEILAADAVVLPGVGAFGDAMATLSTLDLVSCLKDVAASGKILFGVCLGMQLLMTESREFGRHRGLGLIDGEVVQLPDVDAGGEPVKVPQVGWNRIGSPDPARSASRWTGTPLEGLTEGEYMYFVHSFYCRPFDPGVVLSTTRYGGAEFCSTLRSGNIFACQFHPERSSFQGIRIYRNLSTLITRFTREAQGV; this is encoded by the coding sequence ATGGGATTCCATGCCGTCCGGCCCCCGATGCCGTCCTCCATGTCTGAGCCTCGACCGAATACCGTGGCCATCGTGGACTACGGCCGCGGCAACCTGTTCAGCGTCAAGCACGCCTGTGAGCGGGCCGGCCTGGTTGCGGACATCACGAGCCGCCCGGCCGAGATCCTCGCGGCCGACGCCGTTGTGCTGCCCGGGGTCGGCGCCTTCGGGGATGCGATGGCCACGCTGTCGACGCTGGACCTCGTGAGTTGTCTGAAGGATGTCGCCGCTTCGGGCAAGATCCTGTTCGGCGTCTGCCTGGGCATGCAACTGCTGATGACCGAAAGCCGTGAATTCGGCCGGCATAGGGGGCTCGGGCTGATCGATGGGGAGGTCGTCCAGCTGCCGGACGTGGACGCGGGCGGCGAGCCGGTCAAGGTCCCGCAGGTGGGGTGGAACCGGATCGGCTCGCCGGACCCGGCGCGGTCCGCGTCGCGATGGACCGGCACGCCGCTCGAAGGACTGACGGAAGGGGAATATATGTATTTTGTGCATTCCTTCTACTGCCGGCCCTTCGATCCGGGCGTCGTGCTCTCGACGACGCGCTACGGCGGGGCGGAATTCTGCTCGACGCTCCGATCCGGGAACATCTTTGCTTGCCAGTTCCATCCGGAGCGTAGTAGTTTTCAGGGCATTCGCATCTATCGAAATCTATCCACACTAATCACGCGATTCACGAGGGAGGCACAGGGTGTCTAG
- a CDS encoding NAD(P)-dependent oxidoreductase, whose protein sequence is MPEIVVTGAAGFIGRAVCAELLRRGATVQAVGRSKPVRLPGIAYQQVGGYDQLKAPAGSICLHLAGRNSASGVTGGSEADHAAAMDLTRALLSRGFSRVIFASSALVYGDQCAFARQEDEPATPAGVYARSKAAVEAVLLAHGHCVARIANVYGAGMAETNVLSDLLSQIPGSGMLRVRNLTPVRDFIHVTDVARGLADLAMEGATGIFNLGTGKRTSIQELASLLAAIAGESDRRPVSEAAQGRLSVLILDPDKMRRRFGWQAEVQLHEGLRELVERRLNPVSQ, encoded by the coding sequence ATGCCGGAAATCGTCGTGACCGGCGCAGCCGGGTTTATCGGTCGGGCGGTTTGCGCAGAGTTGCTCCGGCGGGGTGCGACCGTCCAGGCCGTCGGCCGCTCGAAGCCGGTGCGCCTGCCCGGCATCGCCTATCAACAAGTCGGCGGGTACGATCAGCTAAAGGCGCCTGCCGGTTCGATCTGTCTCCATCTGGCCGGCAGGAACAGTGCCAGCGGGGTCACTGGGGGCAGCGAGGCGGATCATGCGGCCGCGATGGACCTGACTCGGGCGCTCCTGTCGCGGGGGTTTTCGAGGGTGATCTTTGCCTCGAGCGCGCTGGTGTACGGGGACCAGTGCGCGTTCGCGAGGCAGGAGGACGAACCCGCGACTCCCGCCGGTGTCTATGCCCGGAGCAAAGCGGCGGTCGAGGCAGTCCTGCTGGCGCACGGCCATTGCGTGGCCAGGATCGCAAATGTGTACGGGGCTGGCATGGCGGAAACGAACGTGCTCTCGGACCTGTTGAGTCAGATTCCCGGGTCGGGAATGCTGCGCGTGCGCAATCTGACGCCGGTGCGGGACTTTATCCACGTCACGGATGTCGCTCGGGGCCTGGCCGATCTTGCCATGGAGGGGGCCACGGGCATCTTCAACCTCGGGACCGGAAAGAGGACGAGCATCCAGGAGCTGGCGTCCCTGCTGGCAGCGATCGCCGGCGAATCCGACCGCCGCCCTGTTTCCGAGGCGGCCCAGGGCCGCCTGTCGGTCTTGATTCTCGACCCCGACAAAATGCGCCGGCGCTTCGGCTGGCAGGCCGAAGTGCAACTGCACGAGGGGTTGCGGGAGTTGGTTGAACGCCGGCTGAATCCGGTTTCGCAGTGA
- the neuB gene encoding N-acetylneuraminate synthase, producing the protein MVAGRPIGTGHPCFVIAEAGVNHNGDLRLARRLIDTAVQAGADAVKFQAYKAERLVTEAAPKAEYQVRATGGGESQLDMLRRLELHPEAQYELRDYCRQKGILFLSTPFDEESADVLENVAVSAFKIPSGEITNLPFLAHVAKKGRPMILSTGMATLGEVETALRAVESAGNCEVILLHCVSNYPADPADVNLRAIPTMIQAFHLPVGYSDHTLGIEVPLAAVALGACVIEKHFTLDRALPGPDQQASAEPAELAALVAGVHKVEAALGHGRKVPAASESGTATVARKSLVAARSIRAGISLTEDMIAIKRPGTGLPPVLRATLVGRVAKRDIPADAMLSLEMLA; encoded by the coding sequence ATGGTGGCCGGTCGGCCGATCGGGACGGGACATCCATGCTTCGTGATTGCGGAGGCAGGCGTCAATCACAATGGCGACCTTCGCCTGGCCCGGCGGCTCATTGACACGGCGGTTCAGGCCGGAGCCGACGCGGTCAAGTTCCAGGCGTACAAGGCTGAACGGCTTGTCACGGAGGCCGCGCCGAAGGCCGAATACCAGGTCCGGGCCACGGGTGGCGGGGAGTCCCAACTGGACATGCTGCGGCGGCTTGAGCTACATCCCGAGGCGCAATATGAGCTCAGGGACTATTGTCGCCAGAAGGGGATTCTATTTCTGTCGACGCCGTTTGACGAGGAAAGCGCGGACGTGCTGGAAAATGTCGCCGTCTCCGCCTTCAAGATCCCCTCCGGCGAGATCACGAACCTCCCTTTCCTGGCGCACGTCGCCAAGAAAGGGCGGCCGATGATCCTTTCGACCGGCATGGCGACCTTGGGCGAAGTGGAAACCGCGCTTCGAGCCGTCGAATCAGCGGGGAATTGCGAGGTGATTCTTCTGCATTGCGTCAGCAACTATCCGGCCGATCCGGCGGACGTTAATCTGCGGGCCATTCCGACCATGATCCAGGCCTTCCATCTCCCGGTCGGCTACTCGGACCATACCTTGGGGATTGAGGTTCCGCTGGCGGCCGTGGCGCTGGGCGCCTGTGTCATAGAGAAACATTTCACATTGGACCGAGCCCTGCCGGGCCCCGACCAGCAGGCCTCCGCCGAGCCGGCGGAGCTGGCGGCCTTGGTGGCGGGGGTGCACAAGGTGGAAGCGGCGCTCGGGCACGGGCGGAAAGTGCCGGCCGCCAGCGAATCGGGCACGGCTACCGTGGCCCGTAAAAGCCTCGTGGCGGCCCGGTCTATCCGTGCGGGCATAAGCCTGACGGAGGACATGATCGCGATCAAGCGCCCGGGGACCGGATTGCCCCCTGTCCTGCGGGCCACCTTGGTCGGGCGGGTCGCGAAGCGGGACATCCCCGCCGACGCCATGCTTTCCCTGGAGATGCTGGCCTGA
- a CDS encoding SDR family oxidoreductase: MRSLKQMMDLSGRRALVTGGAGHIGLAVCEGLIELNARVAVLDLDKTACERRADELAGLRRDAAVPVACDLRDEQATRQAVRDVIRNLGGVDVLVHAAAYVGTTQVPGWAVPFEQQSVSAWEAALQVNLTSAFIMVQEAREALQASGKGSVIFFSSTYGMVGPDMRLYEDTSMGRQPAGYAASKGGLLQLTRYLATVLAPRIRVNAITPGGVRRGQPENFHQRYVARTPLSRMATEEDLKGAAVYLASDLSAYVTGQNLIVDGGWTAW, translated from the coding sequence ATGCGTTCACTGAAACAGATGATGGATCTGTCCGGGCGCCGGGCGCTTGTGACCGGCGGCGCCGGCCATATCGGCTTGGCCGTCTGCGAGGGATTGATCGAGTTGAATGCAAGGGTGGCGGTCTTGGACCTCGACAAGACAGCCTGTGAGCGGCGGGCCGACGAACTGGCCGGCCTTCGGCGGGACGCCGCGGTTCCCGTCGCCTGCGACCTCCGGGACGAGCAGGCCACCCGACAGGCGGTTCGGGATGTGATCCGAAACCTCGGAGGGGTGGATGTGCTCGTCCATGCCGCCGCCTATGTGGGCACTACCCAGGTGCCGGGTTGGGCGGTGCCGTTCGAGCAGCAGAGCGTGTCGGCCTGGGAGGCCGCCCTGCAGGTGAATCTGACGTCCGCTTTCATCATGGTCCAGGAGGCCCGGGAGGCTCTCCAGGCGTCCGGCAAAGGATCGGTGATTTTCTTCTCTTCGACCTACGGGATGGTCGGTCCGGACATGCGCCTCTATGAAGACACCTCCATGGGGCGGCAACCGGCCGGCTATGCCGCCTCCAAGGGCGGCCTGCTGCAATTGACCCGGTACCTGGCGACCGTCCTGGCTCCCCGGATACGGGTCAATGCCATCACCCCGGGCGGGGTCCGTCGCGGCCAACCCGAGAATTTTCATCAACGCTACGTGGCCCGCACCCCGCTAAGCCGGATGGCGACTGAAGAAGATCTGAAGGGAGCGGCCGTGTACCTGGCAAGCGATCTCTCGGCCTACGTCACGGGCCAGAACCTTATCGTGGATGGAGGGTGGACCGCATGGTAA
- a CDS encoding N-acetyl sugar amidotransferase, whose amino-acid sequence MSNQRPSSSIEFKHGKDRRHATLQFNEDGVCDACKVAEKKDAIDWEQRESELLELLDKHRRKDGYYDCVVPGSGGKDSAYAAHVLKYKYGMHPLTITWPPILYTDVGLKNFRSWIEIGGFDNVTFKPNGRAQRLLTRLAIENLLHPFQTFILGQKNLAPKIAAKYKVPLIFFGEHEAEYGNPIAETSSSLRDKSYFVMQDLSEVQLGGVSIRELQDRYGLSLNEIMPYLPADYKELEQSQIEVRYLGYYLKWTPQECYYYAVEHTGFEANPVRTEGTYSKYNSLDDKIDGFHYYTTFIKFGLGRATYDASQEIRNKHLTREEGVALVRRFDGEFPERYFQEVMEYIGMKPERFLELCDQFRSPHLWAKEGGQWRLRHPVHGEPA is encoded by the coding sequence ATGTCGAACCAACGCCCGTCCTCGTCCATCGAGTTCAAGCATGGCAAGGACCGCCGGCATGCGACGTTGCAGTTCAATGAGGACGGTGTGTGCGATGCGTGCAAGGTGGCCGAGAAGAAGGACGCGATCGACTGGGAGCAGCGCGAAAGCGAGCTCCTGGAGCTGCTGGACAAGCATCGCCGCAAAGACGGCTACTATGACTGCGTGGTGCCTGGCAGCGGAGGCAAGGACAGCGCCTATGCCGCCCATGTTCTTAAGTACAAGTATGGAATGCATCCGTTGACCATCACCTGGCCGCCCATTCTCTATACGGACGTCGGCTTGAAGAACTTCCGAAGCTGGATCGAGATTGGCGGGTTCGACAATGTGACCTTCAAGCCCAATGGTCGCGCCCAGCGGCTGCTGACGCGGCTCGCAATCGAGAACCTGTTACACCCCTTTCAAACTTTCATCCTCGGACAGAAGAATCTGGCTCCCAAGATCGCCGCCAAATACAAGGTGCCCCTCATTTTTTTCGGCGAACATGAAGCGGAATACGGAAATCCCATCGCGGAGACTTCCAGTTCACTCCGCGACAAATCCTATTTTGTCATGCAGGACCTCTCGGAGGTGCAGCTGGGAGGGGTCTCGATACGCGAGCTTCAGGATCGGTACGGGCTATCGCTTAACGAGATCATGCCGTATCTTCCGGCTGACTATAAGGAGCTGGAACAGTCGCAGATCGAGGTGCGGTATCTCGGCTATTATCTCAAGTGGACGCCCCAGGAGTGCTACTACTATGCGGTGGAGCATACCGGTTTCGAGGCGAATCCGGTCCGGACGGAAGGCACGTACAGCAAATACAACAGCCTCGATGACAAGATCGACGGATTCCATTACTACACGACGTTTATCAAGTTCGGACTCGGACGGGCCACGTACGACGCTTCCCAGGAGATCAGGAACAAGCATTTGACCAGGGAAGAAGGGGTGGCCTTGGTGCGGCGGTTTGACGGTGAGTTTCCGGAGCGCTATTTCCAGGAAGTGATGGAATATATCGGGATGAAACCCGAGCGATTTCTGGAACTCTGCGACCAATTCCGGTCCCCTCATCTCTGGGCCAAGGAGGGAGGACAGTGGCGGCTGCGGCACCCGGTCCATGGTGAACCCGCATGA
- a CDS encoding acylneuraminate cytidylyltransferase family protein has translation MNASAGMLAVIPARGGSKGLPGKNIRPFAGLPLIAHSVLLAKACPEIARAIISTDAEEIAAVAQRHGGEVPFLRPAELARDDTPLWDVIRHALATVESREGLRYDYLVLLDPTTPCRLPEQIAEAYRRLEANPSADGIVGVSKPDFNPVWHSVVEREGWMTDLIPNGGNYARRQDAPTVCRINGTLYIWRAEFVRRSEAGWRNHGRHLMYEVADFAAISIDTLEEFERAELFVTSGRFPLPWLGNLHPGSCVH, from the coding sequence GTGAACGCCTCTGCCGGCATGCTGGCCGTCATTCCTGCCAGGGGCGGATCGAAGGGGCTTCCGGGCAAGAACATCAGACCCTTTGCGGGGCTGCCGCTCATCGCCCATTCCGTGCTGTTGGCAAAGGCCTGTCCCGAAATCGCGCGCGCGATCATCTCCACGGACGCGGAGGAGATTGCCGCTGTCGCCCAGCGTCACGGCGGAGAGGTTCCGTTCCTCCGCCCTGCCGAGCTGGCCAGGGACGACACTCCGCTCTGGGACGTCATCAGGCATGCGCTCGCGACTGTCGAGTCACGGGAAGGGCTCCGCTATGACTACCTGGTGCTTCTTGATCCGACGACTCCCTGCCGGTTGCCCGAGCAGATCGCCGAGGCGTATCGGCGTTTGGAGGCCAACCCGTCGGCTGACGGGATCGTCGGGGTGTCGAAACCGGATTTCAATCCGGTGTGGCACTCGGTGGTGGAGCGGGAGGGATGGATGACCGACCTGATTCCCAACGGCGGCAACTATGCCCGTCGCCAAGACGCGCCGACGGTCTGCCGGATCAACGGCACGCTGTACATCTGGCGGGCTGAATTCGTGCGACGTTCGGAGGCCGGCTGGCGTAACCACGGTCGGCACCTGATGTACGAGGTGGCAGACTTTGCCGCAATCTCGATCGATACTCTCGAGGAATTCGAGCGGGCCGAACTGTTCGTGACGAGCGGGCGATTTCCTCTGCCCTGGCTCGGCAACCTGCATCCGGGATCATGCGTTCACTGA
- a CDS encoding Gfo/Idh/MocA family oxidoreductase: MKLVAVLGTGSIGTRHLSVLKQIPGVQPVAVPAHPEKVRELTMAGYTAVASLEEAVKRGASRCIVATDTRRHVADGMEAVRWGLDLLVEKPLSTDAPTANRLYVETLNRGRQLYVACLMRFPQSMTKFRQWLPEIGLLHAVRIECQSYLPDWRPARPYRDSYSARAKEGGVLRDLIHEIDYAGWLFGWPDAVQARVVNLGRLGIAADEAADLWWEGRDGVQVSIRLDYLSKPTRRVMTAFGSGGTLEWDGVANAVTLRSEREPLKEAVCRQTKDEILLDQARAFLGEVPEAASSPLATGWEGVRALAVCDAARLASAGQREERVVYP; this comes from the coding sequence ATGAAATTGGTGGCGGTTCTCGGGACCGGCAGCATCGGCACGAGGCATCTCTCAGTCCTCAAGCAGATCCCTGGCGTACAGCCGGTGGCGGTCCCTGCGCATCCGGAGAAGGTGAGGGAATTAACCATGGCGGGATATACGGCCGTAGCCTCTCTTGAGGAGGCGGTGAAGCGTGGAGCAAGCCGCTGCATCGTCGCCACCGACACGAGGAGACATGTGGCGGACGGGATGGAGGCGGTGCGGTGGGGCCTCGACCTGTTGGTCGAAAAACCGCTGTCCACGGACGCTCCGACAGCGAACCGGCTCTATGTGGAGACGCTGAACAGGGGACGGCAGTTGTATGTGGCGTGCCTGATGAGGTTTCCTCAGTCCATGACCAAGTTCCGCCAGTGGCTGCCCGAGATCGGCCTGCTGCACGCGGTCCGGATCGAGTGTCAGTCCTATTTGCCTGACTGGCGGCCCGCAAGACCCTATCGGGACTCCTATTCCGCGCGGGCCAAGGAGGGGGGCGTGCTCCGGGACCTGATTCATGAGATTGATTACGCGGGATGGCTGTTCGGCTGGCCGGACGCTGTCCAGGCCAGGGTGGTGAATTTGGGACGGCTCGGCATCGCAGCGGACGAAGCCGCGGACCTGTGGTGGGAAGGCCGCGATGGCGTTCAGGTCTCCATCCGTCTCGATTACCTGTCCAAACCGACGCGGAGGGTCATGACCGCATTCGGAAGCGGCGGAACTCTCGAGTGGGACGGCGTCGCAAACGCCGTGACGCTTCGTTCGGAGAGGGAGCCTCTCAAGGAGGCCGTCTGCCGGCAGACAAAGGATGAGATTCTGTTGGACCAGGCACGCGCCTTTTTGGGCGAGGTCCCGGAAGCAGCGTCATCCCCGCTGGCCACGGGTTGGGAGGGAGTCCGGGCGCTGGCCGTCTGTGATGCGGCTCGGCTGGCCTCCGCGGGACAGCGAGAGGAAAGGGTCGTCTATCCGTGA
- the neuC gene encoding UDP-N-acetylglucosamine 2-epimerase (hydrolyzing) → MLVGVVTGGRSDYGIYRPLLRALVDDPFFTLRLYVTGMHLSREFGHTIDTIQVEGFCVDERVEMLLSSDTPEGIAKSMGLGTLGFAQAYARCRPDLLIVLGDRFEMHAAVVAAVPFKIPVAHIHGGEITEGAIDDAFRHSITKMSHLHFVSAEEYARRIQQMGEEPWRITVCGAPSLDNLRTVKLLDRTELEKRLGLSLEVAPLLVTYHPVTLEFERSEWQINELLAALDDVERPILLTMPNADTSGRIIGQKLRDFAGARPAVRCVDTLGTQVYFSLMACAAAMVGNSSSGIIEAPSFGLPVVNIGTRQAGRVRGRNVIDVGYARAAVAEGIARALKPAFRESLKGVPNPYGDGRAASMITERLKAVAVDERLVVKKFEASVGSP, encoded by the coding sequence ATGCTCGTCGGCGTCGTCACGGGCGGGCGTTCCGACTACGGGATCTACCGTCCGCTGTTGCGCGCCTTGGTGGACGATCCCTTCTTCACCCTCCGGCTTTATGTGACCGGCATGCATCTGTCCCGCGAGTTCGGGCATACGATCGACACGATCCAGGTGGAGGGGTTTTGCGTGGATGAACGCGTGGAAATGCTCCTGTCTTCCGACACACCGGAGGGCATCGCCAAATCCATGGGGCTCGGCACTCTGGGATTCGCGCAAGCCTATGCCCGCTGCCGTCCCGATCTGCTGATCGTCCTGGGCGACCGGTTCGAGATGCATGCGGCGGTGGTGGCGGCCGTGCCGTTCAAGATCCCGGTGGCCCACATCCATGGGGGCGAGATCACCGAAGGCGCCATTGACGACGCCTTTCGGCATTCGATCACCAAGATGAGCCATTTGCACTTCGTCTCTGCCGAGGAATATGCCCGGCGCATCCAGCAGATGGGAGAGGAGCCTTGGCGCATCACTGTCTGCGGCGCGCCCAGCCTTGATAACCTCCGGACCGTCAAGCTCCTGGACCGGACGGAACTGGAGAAGCGACTGGGCTTGTCATTGGAGGTTGCGCCTCTGCTCGTCACGTATCATCCGGTCACGTTGGAATTCGAGCGGTCGGAGTGGCAGATCAATGAGCTGCTGGCCGCGCTCGATGACGTGGAGCGGCCGATCCTTCTGACCATGCCCAATGCCGACACGTCCGGCCGGATCATCGGGCAAAAGCTCAGGGATTTTGCGGGAGCCCGGCCAGCCGTGCGCTGTGTGGACACCCTCGGCACGCAGGTCTACTTCAGTCTTATGGCCTGCGCGGCGGCGATGGTCGGGAATTCCTCGAGCGGGATCATAGAAGCTCCTTCCTTTGGCCTGCCCGTCGTGAACATCGGCACCCGCCAGGCCGGGCGGGTGCGCGGGCGGAACGTCATCGATGTCGGGTATGCCAGGGCGGCCGTCGCGGAGGGAATCGCCAGGGCCCTGAAGCCGGCTTTTCGGGAGTCCCTGAAAGGCGTTCCCAATCCCTACGGGGATGGCCGGGCTGCGAGCATGATCACGGAGAGACTGAAGGCGGTCGCAGTGGACGAGCGCCTTGTGGTCAAGAAGTTCGAAGCCTCAGTCGGGTCTCCCTGA
- the hisF gene encoding imidazole glycerol phosphate synthase subunit HisF, producing MENVRIIARLDIKGPNLVKGIHLEGLRVLGKPERFARLYYEQGADELLYMDLVASLYQRNSLLDIVSRTSKEIFIPLTVGGGIRTLDDIRDVLRAGADKVSLNTAVISRPELIRQASRCFGSSTIVVSIEAIRKPDGTYEAFTDNGREATGVNACEWAIRAAELGAGELVVTSIDREGTGKGFDLELTSKIARAVSVPVIACGGAGALDHVCEVVLQSRADAVCLASMLHYNLVDRALIGDFSAEGNIEYLKSGRSFSKVRGASLPEIKAHLAGHGIPCRPAPDAVLHV from the coding sequence ATGGAAAACGTCCGCATCATCGCCAGGCTGGATATCAAGGGGCCCAACCTGGTCAAGGGGATCCACCTGGAAGGGCTTCGCGTCCTTGGGAAGCCGGAGCGCTTCGCCCGCCTGTACTACGAACAAGGCGCCGACGAGCTGCTCTACATGGATCTTGTGGCCAGTCTCTATCAGCGAAACAGCCTGCTGGACATCGTCAGCAGAACCTCCAAAGAAATCTTCATCCCCCTCACCGTCGGAGGAGGGATCCGGACCCTGGACGATATCCGGGACGTCTTGCGCGCGGGGGCGGACAAGGTGTCGCTCAATACGGCGGTCATCAGCCGTCCGGAGCTCATCCGTCAAGCCTCGCGCTGCTTCGGGTCCTCGACCATTGTCGTGTCAATCGAAGCTATCCGGAAACCGGACGGAACCTATGAGGCGTTTACCGACAATGGGCGCGAGGCCACCGGTGTAAATGCTTGCGAGTGGGCTATTCGGGCCGCCGAACTCGGCGCGGGAGAGCTTGTGGTCACCTCCATCGACCGCGAGGGTACAGGGAAAGGATTTGATCTGGAGCTCACGAGCAAGATTGCGCGGGCGGTCTCCGTCCCAGTCATCGCTTGCGGTGGTGCTGGAGCCCTCGATCATGTGTGCGAGGTTGTCCTGCAGAGCCGCGCGGACGCCGTCTGCCTGGCCTCGATGCTCCACTACAATCTGGTGGACCGGGCGCTCATCGGCGACTTTTCGGCGGAAGGCAACATCGAATACCTGAAAAGCGGCCGGTCCTTCTCGAAGGTGCGCGGGGCGAGCCTGCCGGAGATCAAGGCGCACCTGGCTGGCCATGGGATTCCATGCCGTCCGGCCCCCGATGCCGTCCTCCATGTCTGA